The genomic interval GTGATGTCATTAAAAGCCTTCAGCATGCAGAGGCTCGTCCAGCTGGTGCAgaagagcagcagaagagcCTGCCAGCTCTTCTGCTGTCCACTGGACGCCCTGCTGTGTGAGAAGCCGGCGTGCTGCCCCGGTAATTGGCCTTTATGAcgttattttcattattacacCCAGTACTACTGCTTTTATTATGCTGTCAGCTTATTTATTCCTAGCTGACATTTTAGTATCAtactgaaaaacagcagcaaataaccttaattaataaaaaatacatagaTAATAAAAATGCCACCTATGATTTTGTCTTTGAAGGTTCAGATTCTCAACCCACAGCGCCAAAGACTGCACAAGGtaactttcactttcactgGTCACAGATTTTAGTTTGGTGCTCTATCAGAAGCTCATTTTCTGTGGGCAAACagtgaaaaaaacagatttCCAGGAACTTGGTGGCAGTGACGTATTTCTGTTACGTTTCTCTGGACCTACTTCCCGTTCTTACATTTTCTTCCCTTTCCCCTTTGCCACCACAGTAGCACTCACCAGTCCGCCGTCCACCATTTTGATACTGAACATCAGCAACTCCACTCTGATCGACTGCGTCATTGGGCCTGACACTTACGCATCTGCAGCGGCGGAAAGTCATTCTCTGATGCAGGAACCTGCTCTTCATGTGCACGGTGGGTAACTGCAGATTAGCCTTCCCTGTATTATGTCATTGGCTGTGCAAGAACAGGCATCTAATTCGTTTGTGTATTACAGATAAGTTgaggtgcagctgcagcaacggACACCAAGGTTCAGCACCGACGTCTCCTACTTCCGCCTCATCGTGTGTTTCTTCACAAGAGCCTCCGAGCATCAACATCCACGGCTCTCACCTCAACTACGTCATCATCGGTGACAACAACTACATGCACGCCGAACACGTGGCTGAAGCAGAAGCACCACTGCTGTGAGGCTTCAACTTGAGAGCTGACAGACACTACGTAGGTTACGTTCAGCTGAAACATACATTTTACTTTCCAGACCGCTTATTTTGAGTGGAACTTCAAGTTATGACATTTATTACCTTATAGTCATCCATCAATTTAGTAATAAAACAAGGTGGCAATGACATTGCAAGATCTATTTTTAATACATTGTATTCTAAATATTCAATCTTATTGGTTGCCAACAATTAGATACAATGATTCATATCTAATGAATTCAGTGAGACAAATTTAGATGTAACTTGGTCTCAGGCCCACATTTGAGTCATGATTTATATTGATGTAAAAGTTTCAGCATCTTATCCAGAAATATGCCCAGGATTTTCCTGTTTTGCAATGCTGGGTCTTCTGTCCTACGTCAGAAATGTGGATGTAAAAGCTGGAAGCAGGGGGAAAGTTTGCTGGACTTTGTTCCTCCCATGAGCGTGACTTTCTTATGACTCACACCCAGTTACTGTGCTTTGCAGCATGTCCCATGGTCTGACACATTATTCTTATTCTGTTGTACAGTTTGTGAACTGTATATTGTCTGACTGCAAAGACAAAGTGTGAAGAGACTGTGCCTATATTTACATCCTGATcatgtcatacagtacatcaagGTGTTGGCGTACTGTATGTTAAAATGTTTGGCCCATGGTCACTAACAGTAGTAACTAACTATGTAGtagttaatttttttatatttgtatatttgacATCTTGTTAAAGAAGTGTTTAATTTCTACTGTTCAGGTTGAAGTGtacataaaatgaaataacaaaacatgtttaacttatatttttatgactttataacatatttttatttaaaaatgaagactGATTGATTGAAGAAATTGTTCTGGAACTTGCtgtttattaaatatataatttaataaagagaaatgagaagcatttcatttctttttcttctttccttctttcttcttcttgcctTTTTTgccatcatctgtttttttaaaactacCGAGGCCTCTGCGGACCATGCAGCCTCTCCACCAGGCCTGGAGCTGCACAGTCCAATGACAGGGCTTGCAATTAGGTTTGGGTTTACTAGACAAGAGTGGAGCAGGTTTAAGAATATAAGCTGTGATTGTCACCTTTGTAGCAGCTTCGGCCTCTTCCTGCTGTTGGCGcattttctcctgctcctccctgtcctccatcaCGATCTGCTCCATCTCCCTGAACTTAATATGAATCATGCATCTACTATAATCAAAGGTTATCTGAGGGGAGCAGCTGTTGACCAGCCCTGGGAGCTGCTCACCTTTCTCCTCATCTCTGACAGTTTgtcccagttcactgtttgtttgcaggacacactgttgagctgctgctccttctcctctagCATTTGGATGGTGAGCTGCTGCCATTGCTGCAGTTGCTGCTGCAACACCTGATTAAGATGGAAATTAGTAGCAGTGAAATATTTAACTGGCAAAAAATGGCCACATTTttgaacaacaacagaggaaatCTGAGGAAAATATTGTTTGTGTTGACATAAAATTACCTCTTGCTGATTTTGCAGGAATTTTACTGACTCCTCGTGAATTCTCACCTCTTCCTTcagctgtttctgcagcagctgaaaggaaaggaaatgacTCTGCTCTTACTGCATAGAAGTCAGTCACTCTCTAAATTCTGATGTAGGATGATGTAGATCAGTAGAGTACAGGACTAAGCGAGAACAGGAACAGATATCAGACGGTCAGACCTACCTCTAGCTGCTCTTCCAGCACCTTCTCGGCCTTGATGGTCTCTTTTTGTGCCAGCTGGAGTTGCATCTCCATGTAATTCTCTGCAGTCCTCCGCCTGCTGGCAATTTCTAATGACTGCGCACAAACCTGTTCCTTTAAgtatctgctctgctgtttcaaCACCTGAGGAGGACCAGTATTGGACATTCACAGCATGTTATGGGCTCACATGTTTAATCAGATTGCCTTTCATCCCTAACCAAGCATTCATATAGACAGTTGTGCACTTTGGTCTGCTCTCACATTTATTTGCTGAGTTTTCTGCCTGAGTTCCTCTTGCTGTCTGCGCAGAGCGTCATTCCTCTGTTTcagctctttttctttctctctaggTGGAGACACATTAATAATGCAACTCCAACATCCATCTTTTCTGCTCTTCTTACAACATGTATTGCTGAGTCAGAAATCACATCTTATTACAAATAACATTAGTGTTACTGTTTCCAAAGGATGCTGTGGGGAACCTTTTCATGTCCTCAgccatcttcttctgctcttcttcctccacaacATCCAACATAGAGCTGAAACTGTGCCTCTCCTCTAGCTGTAAATGCAGCTTATACACCTGCTGTGAGATGTACTGGCTGCTCAGAGAGAAACCTGGTCAGAGAAAAGTTCTGTGCaacattttctttctgtacTGTACTACTCACCAGTCCCTTCTCAGCTTAGCAAGCCTCGCTCTCTCCTAAACGGACACACACAGTTAGCAGTGAAATGCGAGTTTAGTTTTCTCATGAAGGCACTTTAGATTGTGGTGAGAAGACATCCACCTGTCCTGCCTCTGCGCCTCGCTCGCTGCTGATCTGCACTCTCAGAGTGTGCCCCAGTATGTCCAACTGGTTCGAGCAGTCCTCCAGTACAGCTGCGAGTCTGAGACTCTGCATCCGGCATAAAGTCATCCTGTGGAAAGGGAAAAATTACAAAGCAAGGCGAGACACCAGCTTCTCCGTGAATGTATTATTTAATAAGCCTTCATTAAAACCGACTTTACATAAATGAAGCTGTATGAATTAACTGTAAAGTTTAGTATACATGCTACCTGAAGCGCTccctgtaataataaaaactttCCCCTGGCGGCGGGGAAGCTAGTAAACTGAGCTAGCCGATGTTTTTAGCTTAGCAAGCTAACGTTGTTAGCTAATTAGGGAAAAGACGACATGAGGTGCAACAGATAAAAGCAATGACTTACCTATGTAACACCAGGTGGTCAATTATACTTTATCCTTCAAAAATAATGATTTTACTTTGCAGTTATCTTTGGTACTGTTAGCCAGCGAGTTGACGGTTTGCGTTGTTACTATGGTAACGACTGAAGCCAGT from Betta splendens chromosome 16, fBetSpl5.4, whole genome shotgun sequence carries:
- the si:dkey-29h14.10 gene encoding uncharacterized protein si:dkey-29h14.10 — translated: MANFDPFNPSPVNNSCLTKTRESTSTNQVMSLKAFSMQRLVQLVQKSSRRACQLFCCPLDALLCEKPACCPGSDSQPTAPKTAQVALTSPPSTILILNISNSTLIDCVIGPDTYASAAAESHSLMQEPALHVHDKLRCSCSNGHQGSAPTSPTSASSCVSSQEPPSINIHGSHLNYVIIGDNNYMHAEHVAEAEAPLL
- the iqcg gene encoding dynein regulatory complex protein 9 isoform X1 — protein: MTLCRMQSLRLAAVLEDCSNQLDILGHTLRVQISSERGAEAGQERARLAKLRRDCQYISQQVYKLHLQLEERHSFSSMLDVVEEEEQKKMAEDMKREKEKELKQRNDALRRQQEELRQKTQQINVLKQQSRYLKEQVCAQSLEIASRRRTAENYMEMQLQLAQKETIKAEKVLEEQLELLQKQLKEEVRIHEESVKFLQNQQEVLQQQLQQWQQLTIQMLEEKEQQLNSVSCKQTVNWDKLSEMRRKFREMEQIVMEDREEQEKMRQQQEEAEAATKLQAWWRGCMVRRGLGSFKKTDDGKKGKKKKEGKKKKK
- the iqcg gene encoding dynein regulatory complex protein 9 isoform X2, with product MTLCRMQSLRLAAVLEDCSNQLDILGHTLRVQISSERGAEAGQERARLAKLRRDCQYISQQVYKLHLQLEERHSFSSMLDVVEEEEQKKMAEDMKREKEKELKQRNDALRRQQEELRQKTQQINVLKQQSRYLKEQVCAQSLEIASRRRTAENYMEMQLQLAQKETIKAEKVLEEQLELLQKQLKEEVRIHEESVKFLQNQQEVLQQQLQQWQQLTIQMLEEKEQQLNSVSCKQTVNWDKLSEMRRKGDGADRDGGQGGAGENAPTAGRGRSCYKAPGLVERLHGPQRPR